A genomic window from Methanobrevibacter boviskoreani JH1 includes:
- a CDS encoding UvrD-helicase domain-containing protein yields MEKDFYNRFSQFANKLNEDLDDLLLGKVLYISLNDLPIVKYENPKHVKVHNIDLGDDFAEYLSEYVRSRNITKRDLFYTAMKSLDDGDVEVIKIGSYNFNKTSHEINETKKSENLKNKDVNELFDSNGSIKQNKIIDRSNTLNKNLHMRKYSKEIEILKGFDNKINNLIKGYDLGDIEYFNGDYEEINLDNMSSDLKAELNENKSFFNNILSCSLDDYQKLAVVVDCDNEQIIAGAGTGKTLTLIAKVKYLVEIKGVNPNNILCLSFSSNSTFELKDKLYKTLGKDIETRTFHALGRKIIRSYDNTVYGSPMDFADFFIKRFKNSLSIDEMKDVIKLAYNYFKVFKRGFNDYINKNRNYSREELVMEEYNYVLQNCALPGLIEEFTERFKRNNYTIDKFDEFYQYDYDEYLDERLIFLDIAKKFYIEYELYLLKNNFIDFSDMINKSIPLVELYGIKDNYDYILIDEYQDTSYMNYRLIRAIKDKTNAKIIVVGDDWQSIYGFRDTDLDLFNNFPKYFRNPKIVFTSKTYRNSQELIDVASKFVLSNEKQIKKDLVSDVSIKKAPIQLIYYNYGKTSRVKLFEDLLMDLTCKFPGSSLLVLSRNREDIKAYLSPRSFFSKNPSKIGKSNNLRITYPKNSNVKKEDRLDIQFKTIHVSKGLEADNVIIIVNDNFPSQVKNSGLLDYVSNGNDIGLKRSLEERRLFYVALSRTRNYVFLFTNLREKSSFIKELESYYALDEFKDSFDVYHNPETK; encoded by the coding sequence ATGGAAAAAGACTTTTATAATCGGTTTAGCCAATTTGCAAATAAGTTAAATGAGGATTTAGATGATCTTCTTCTTGGTAAAGTTTTATATATCTCATTAAACGATTTACCTATTGTCAAATATGAGAATCCTAAACATGTCAAGGTTCATAATATTGACTTAGGTGATGATTTTGCCGAATATTTATCTGAATATGTAAGGTCAAGGAATATAACGAAAAGAGACTTATTCTATACAGCCATGAAATCCCTTGATGATGGTGATGTTGAGGTTATTAAAATCGGCTCATATAATTTCAATAAAACTAGTCATGAGATAAATGAAACTAAAAAATCTGAAAACCTGAAAAATAAAGATGTAAACGAACTATTTGATTCTAATGGCAGTATTAAACAGAATAAGATAATTGACAGATCAAATACTTTAAATAAAAATCTCCATATGAGGAAATACTCTAAGGAAATTGAGATATTGAAGGGATTTGATAATAAAATCAATAATTTAATTAAGGGTTATGATCTGGGGGATATCGAATATTTTAATGGAGATTATGAGGAAATCAATCTGGATAACATGTCCTCTGATTTAAAAGCAGAATTAAATGAGAATAAATCTTTTTTCAATAATATTCTATCCTGTAGTTTGGATGATTATCAGAAGTTGGCAGTGGTTGTAGACTGTGATAATGAACAGATCATTGCCGGTGCAGGTACTGGTAAAACCTTAACACTAATTGCTAAGGTAAAGTATCTAGTTGAAATTAAGGGTGTAAATCCAAACAATATTCTATGTTTGTCATTTAGTTCTAATTCTACTTTTGAACTTAAAGATAAACTTTATAAAACCTTGGGTAAGGATATTGAAACCCGTACATTCCATGCTTTAGGTCGTAAAATCATAAGGTCCTATGACAATACTGTATATGGCAGTCCTATGGATTTTGCTGATTTTTTCATTAAACGATTTAAGAATAGTCTATCTATTGATGAGATGAAAGATGTTATCAAATTAGCATATAACTATTTTAAGGTATTTAAAAGGGGTTTTAATGATTATATAAATAAGAATAGAAATTATTCCCGTGAAGAACTGGTAATGGAAGAATACAATTATGTCCTGCAAAACTGTGCTCTTCCAGGTTTAATCGAGGAGTTTACAGAAAGATTTAAACGTAACAACTATACTATTGATAAGTTTGATGAATTCTATCAATATGACTATGATGAATATCTGGATGAACGTTTAATATTCTTGGATATTGCAAAGAAATTTTATATTGAATATGAATTATATCTGCTTAAGAATAATTTTATCGATTTTTCAGATATGATAAATAAATCAATACCCCTTGTTGAATTATATGGTATAAAAGATAATTATGATTATATATTAATCGATGAGTATCAGGATACTTCCTACATGAATTATAGACTAATTAGGGCTATTAAGGACAAGACCAATGCAAAAATTATAGTGGTAGGTGATGATTGGCAATCTATTTATGGTTTTAGGGATACCGATTTGGATTTGTTTAATAACTTTCCGAAGTATTTCAGGAATCCGAAAATTGTCTTTACATCTAAAACCTATAGGAATTCTCAGGAATTGATTGATGTTGCAAGTAAATTTGTATTGTCCAATGAAAAACAGATTAAAAAGGATTTGGTCTCTGATGTTTCAATAAAGAAAGCACCAATACAATTAATCTATTATAATTATGGTAAGACAAGTAGGGTTAAATTGTTTGAAGATCTTTTAATGGATTTAACCTGTAAGTTTCCAGGTTCTAGTTTACTTGTACTTTCAAGAAATAGGGAGGATATTAAAGCCTATTTATCCCCACGTTCCTTCTTCTCAAAAAATCCGAGTAAGATTGGAAAGTCTAATAATCTAAGGATCACTTATCCTAAAAATTCCAATGTAAAAAAGGAAGATAGATTGGATATCCAATTTAAAACCATTCACGTATCCAAAGGTTTGGAAGCGGATAATGTAATTATAATAGTCAATGATAACTTTCCAAGTCAGGTTAAAAATAGCGGTTTACTTGATTATGTAAGTAATGGTAATGATATAGGTTTAAAACGTAGTTTGGAAGAGCGCCGTTTATTTTATGTAGCATTATCCAGAACCAGAAACTATGTTTTCTTATTTACAAATCTCCGTGAAAAATCCTCATTTATAAAGGAGTTAGAATCTTATTATGCATTAGACGAGTTTAAGGATTCCTTTGATGTTTACCATAATCCAGAAACTAAATAA
- a CDS encoding heavy metal translocating P-type ATPase, whose amino-acid sequence MKYQIVYDNQTRLRVRSGKNAFTEYEGYGLSELLLENDFIKDVRTSHRNGSILINYYNIEDKDKILRILDNIGMEDLFEGKPSPKNESNEITNKFYLKIIKKLIKRYLIRPFLPLDIRNAITLIKAVKYIAKGLNSLTSFRIDVDLLDGSAVTGSLLKKDFEPASSMMFLLSISDLLEEYTVQKSKSTFKESLSLNIDTVWLVRDDGTEITYPLADIKKGDKVKIHMGDMIPVDGKIVDGEGMINESSMTGEPLAVHKDIGKTVNAGTVLEEGNIVIEVYSVDQDTRLNNIVELIENSENLKAETESKAVELANSLVPYSFVLTFLTYLFTRDSTKALSVLMVDFSCAIKLTTPLSIISAMREASDNRMMIKGGKFIEKFATADTIVFDKTGTLTHASPKVVDVIPTGNYTRDEVLKMSACIEEHFAHSIAKAIVKQAEAEGLNHKEEHSEVEYIVAHGIATRYNDKRAVIGSKHFLFEDEKVEITEEQKKLIDEKVKENSVIYLAIDNKLEGLICINDPVRDEAKDVITRLKTMGIENIIMLTGDSESGARSIAESIGITNYKSQVLPEDKANIIEGLKEEGKTIIMVGDGINDSPALAAADVSVSMKNSSDIAREVADISLLSDNLYDLITLRILSRKMLDKINSNYHKIVGINGTLIALGILGIITPSTSSTIHNLSTMLLGIASTKSVLRDKDKMLNPANDEIKPINA is encoded by the coding sequence ATGAAATATCAAATAGTGTATGACAACCAGACCAGATTAAGGGTCCGTTCTGGTAAAAATGCATTTACTGAATATGAAGGATATGGTCTTAGTGAACTACTTTTGGAAAATGATTTTATTAAAGATGTAAGAACTTCCCATAGAAATGGAAGTATCTTAATTAACTATTACAACATAGAAGATAAAGATAAGATTTTAAGAATATTAGATAATATTGGAATGGAGGATTTATTTGAAGGAAAGCCAAGTCCTAAAAACGAATCTAATGAAATTACAAATAAATTCTATCTAAAGATTATTAAAAAACTTATTAAAAGATATTTGATTAGACCTTTTTTACCATTAGACATTAGAAATGCTATAACTCTAATTAAAGCTGTAAAATATATAGCAAAAGGTCTAAACAGTTTAACAAGCTTTAGAATTGATGTAGATTTACTTGATGGATCTGCTGTTACAGGTTCATTACTTAAAAAAGACTTTGAACCTGCAAGTTCAATGATGTTCTTACTTTCAATCTCAGATTTACTTGAGGAATATACTGTACAAAAATCAAAAAGTACATTTAAAGAAAGTTTAAGCTTAAACATCGATACCGTATGGCTTGTAAGAGATGATGGAACTGAAATAACCTATCCATTAGCAGACATTAAAAAAGGAGATAAAGTTAAAATCCATATGGGAGATATGATTCCTGTAGACGGAAAGATTGTTGATGGAGAAGGAATGATTAATGAATCCTCAATGACTGGTGAACCTTTAGCAGTACATAAAGACATTGGTAAAACCGTTAATGCAGGTACAGTACTTGAAGAGGGAAATATCGTAATCGAGGTTTATTCTGTAGATCAAGATACAAGGTTAAACAATATTGTTGAATTAATCGAAAATTCAGAAAATCTAAAAGCTGAAACCGAAAGCAAAGCTGTTGAATTAGCTAATTCACTAGTTCCATATAGTTTTGTTTTAACATTCTTAACTTATCTATTTACAAGGGATAGTACAAAGGCATTATCCGTTTTAATGGTAGACTTCTCATGTGCAATAAAATTAACCACCCCATTATCAATCATATCAGCTATGCGTGAAGCATCCGATAATAGAATGATGATAAAAGGTGGAAAATTCATCGAGAAATTTGCAACAGCAGATACAATTGTATTTGATAAAACTGGAACATTAACACATGCAAGTCCTAAAGTAGTAGATGTAATTCCAACTGGAAATTACACAAGAGACGAAGTGTTAAAGATGTCAGCTTGTATTGAGGAGCATTTTGCACACAGTATTGCAAAAGCAATTGTAAAACAAGCTGAGGCTGAAGGATTAAACCATAAGGAAGAACATAGTGAAGTTGAATATATAGTAGCTCATGGAATTGCAACTAGATACAATGACAAAAGAGCTGTAATAGGTAGTAAACACTTCTTATTTGAAGATGAGAAGGTTGAAATTACCGAAGAACAGAAAAAATTAATTGATGAAAAAGTTAAAGAAAATTCTGTAATATATTTAGCTATCGACAATAAACTTGAAGGATTAATCTGTATTAATGATCCTGTACGTGATGAAGCAAAAGATGTTATAACAAGACTTAAAACAATGGGCATTGAAAACATTATCATGTTAACAGGTGATAGTGAAAGTGGTGCACGAAGTATTGCCGAATCAATTGGAATAACAAATTATAAATCTCAAGTACTTCCAGAGGATAAAGCAAATATAATTGAAGGATTAAAAGAAGAAGGAAAAACAATCATAATGGTTGGTGATGGCATTAATGATTCACCAGCATTAGCAGCTGCAGATGTTTCTGTATCCATGAAGAATTCATCTGACATTGCAAGAGAGGTAGCAGATATTTCCTTATTATCAGACAATTTATACGATTTAATAACTTTAAGAATTTTAAGTCGTAAAATGTTAGATAAGATCAATAGTAATTACCACAAAATCGTTGGAATAAATGGTACTTTAATTGCATTAGGAATTCTTGGTATAATCACACCTTCAACATCCTCAACAATACACAATTTATCCACAATGTTACTTGGAATAGCAAGTACAAAGTCAGTATTGAGAGATAAAGATAAGATGTTAAATCCAGCTAATGATGAGATTAAACCTATAAATGCATAA
- a CDS encoding flavin reductase family protein: MRKNLDTTKIIPSPVLMVGTYDKDGNADVMNVAWGGQCGPNHIALNLGLAHKTVENLKEKEAFTVSFATKSTEELSDYFGLRSGNDADKIAESGVSVIKAEKVDAPIIEEYPLTIEFKVIEMKETLGELRVVGEAVNVSADESILDDDGNISIEKLEPIIFDSVTNSYRVIGEVVGSAFSDGKELFN, translated from the coding sequence ATGAGAAAAAATTTAGATACTACAAAAATAATACCATCACCGGTTTTAATGGTTGGTACTTATGATAAAGATGGAAACGCTGATGTTATGAATGTTGCATGGGGAGGTCAATGTGGACCAAATCACATAGCATTAAACTTAGGCCTAGCACATAAAACTGTGGAGAACCTTAAGGAAAAAGAGGCTTTCACTGTAAGCTTTGCAACTAAAAGCACTGAGGAATTATCTGATTATTTCGGTCTTCGTTCAGGAAATGATGCTGATAAAATTGCTGAATCTGGTGTAAGTGTAATCAAAGCAGAAAAGGTTGACGCTCCAATTATTGAAGAATATCCTTTAACTATTGAATTTAAGGTCATAGAAATGAAGGAAACTTTAGGTGAATTAAGAGTTGTTGGTGAAGCGGTAAATGTCTCAGCAGATGAATCAATATTGGATGATGATGGAAATATCTCTATTGAAAAATTAGAACCTATCATATTTGATTCTGTAACTAATTCCTATCGTGTTATTGGAGAGGTAGTTGGATCTGCTTTTTCAGATGGTAAGGAGTTATTTAATTAA
- the dapA gene encoding 4-hydroxy-tetrahydrodipicolinate synthase produces the protein MKFEGTAIAMITPFTSDNKIDEEGFRENINFYIDSGVEGLLAAGTTGESATLTHEEHRKLIEIFVDEVNGRVATIAGAGSNSTDEALGLVKFCQDVGVDYGLVITPYYNKPQQHGLVQHYKTLNDNADLDIIAYNVPSRTGVDMASETICEIAKLDKVTAIKEANPSLDKTSHTFSLLRDNDLLDDINVLSGNDGLTLPLMSIGAKGVISASANVDPVRMVKMVHCIQEGKYDEARELHYQMLPLIKALFLETSPAPAKAAYHMMGKPAGPLRLPLAPIKEDTKKVLEDVLKKDGFI, from the coding sequence TTGAAATTTGAAGGAACTGCTATTGCAATGATTACTCCTTTTACATCAGATAATAAAATCGATGAAGAAGGTTTTAGAGAAAATATAAACTTTTATATTGATAGTGGGGTTGAAGGCTTACTTGCTGCTGGTACCACTGGTGAGTCAGCTACTTTGACCCATGAAGAACATAGAAAATTGATTGAAATCTTTGTTGATGAAGTTAATGGTAGGGTAGCAACTATTGCTGGTGCAGGTAGTAATTCTACTGATGAGGCATTAGGTCTTGTTAAATTCTGTCAAGATGTTGGTGTTGATTATGGACTTGTAATTACTCCTTATTATAATAAACCTCAACAACATGGTTTAGTTCAACATTATAAAACATTAAATGATAATGCAGATTTGGATATTATTGCTTATAATGTACCATCACGTACCGGTGTTGATATGGCTTCTGAAACTATCTGTGAAATTGCAAAACTCGATAAAGTTACAGCTATTAAAGAGGCTAATCCAAGTTTAGATAAAACAAGTCATACATTCTCACTTTTAAGAGATAATGATCTTTTAGATGATATTAATGTTTTATCTGGTAATGACGGTTTAACACTTCCTTTAATGTCCATTGGTGCTAAGGGTGTTATTAGTGCATCTGCAAATGTTGATCCTGTAAGGATGGTTAAAATGGTTCATTGTATTCAGGAAGGTAAATATGATGAAGCAAGGGAATTACATTATCAAATGTTGCCATTAATTAAAGCATTATTCTTAGAAACTAGTCCTGCTCCTGCAAAAGCTGCTTATCATATGATGGGTAAACCTGCAGGACCTTTAAGATTACCTCTTGCACCTATTAAAGAGGATACTAAAAAAGTTTTAGAGGATGTTCTTAAAAAAGACGGATTTATTTAG
- a CDS encoding aspartate kinase, translating to MELIVAKFGGTSVGNGSRIKKAAQSVVNEYMKGNQIVVVVSAINKTTDDLIEVTSDAMGDDVSSQQMAEILSMGEMTSTRVFASTIESLGVKSTFVDPYNDAWPIITDNSPLNAKINYKASEYQSKKISQLLDQGVIPVICGFLGRGPNNEITTIGRGGSDVTAFFLGHALKASEVVIVTDVDGVMSTDPRKIEEAEKLDKISVEEMRDIALHGAQVLHPNALKYKDPMIKAKIISFEKCDLSDKGTEIVGPFEDGMLKRAILYPEKLSILAVVGEHMIEAKGLLANLTNILAENDINIYGISAGENSMTVVVSKKDSDRAYHLLHRLVVNIDNLSSISMGEDIAMLTVVSPEFSQAESPGIIANITNPLHKNNVNIVEISSSQSAVILFVEWEDGEKALKLVREVLN from the coding sequence ATGGAATTAATTGTGGCGAAATTTGGAGGAACCTCGGTTGGAAATGGTTCTAGAATAAAAAAAGCGGCACAATCTGTCGTAAATGAGTATATGAAAGGAAATCAAATAGTGGTTGTAGTATCTGCTATAAACAAGACTACTGATGATTTAATAGAAGTTACTAGTGATGCAATGGGTGATGATGTATCTTCTCAACAAATGGCAGAAATTTTATCCATGGGTGAGATGACTAGCACTAGAGTATTTGCATCTACAATTGAATCATTAGGTGTAAAATCTACATTTGTTGATCCTTATAATGATGCTTGGCCTATTATAACTGATAATAGTCCTTTAAATGCTAAAATAAATTATAAAGCTTCTGAATATCAATCTAAAAAAATTTCACAGCTCTTAGACCAAGGTGTTATTCCGGTAATCTGCGGATTTTTAGGTAGAGGTCCTAATAATGAAATAACTACCATTGGCAGGGGAGGTAGTGATGTAACCGCTTTCTTCCTAGGTCATGCACTTAAAGCTAGTGAGGTTGTAATTGTAACAGATGTGGATGGTGTAATGAGTACCGATCCTAGAAAGATTGAAGAAGCTGAAAAACTAGATAAAATTTCAGTTGAAGAAATGAGGGATATTGCTTTACATGGTGCACAGGTTTTACATCCCAATGCTTTAAAATATAAAGATCCGATGATTAAAGCTAAAATTATCAGTTTTGAGAAATGTGATTTATCAGATAAAGGAACTGAAATTGTCGGTCCTTTTGAGGATGGGATGCTTAAAAGAGCAATATTATATCCTGAGAAATTATCCATATTAGCTGTTGTTGGAGAACATATGATTGAAGCTAAAGGATTACTTGCAAACTTAACTAACATTCTTGCAGAAAATGATATTAATATTTATGGTATTTCTGCTGGAGAAAACTCTATGACTGTTGTGGTAAGTAAAAAAGATTCAGATAGAGCTTATCATTTATTGCACCGTTTAGTTGTTAATATTGATAATTTAAGTTCAATTTCAATGGGTGAAGATATTGCAATGTTGACTGTTGTTAGTCCTGAATTCAGTCAAGCTGAATCACCGGGTATTATTGCAAATATTACTAATCCGTTACATAAAAATAATGTTAATATAGTAGAAATCTCTTCTTCACAGTCTGCTGTTATTCTATTTGTTGAATGGGAAGATGGAGAAAAAGCACTTAAACTTGTTAGGGAGGTTTTAAATTGA
- the dapB gene encoding 4-hydroxy-tetrahydrodipicolinate reductase encodes MIKVAVTGAAGRMGSGIVRRITEQDDMEVVAAIEIPNTPLEGKDIGIQAGIDELGVPIVGSEKLEETLKETKPDVLVDFTIAAAAAQTIQTATKCGVNIVVGTTGFSPEQEAANKKAVEDNNVKAVITSNFSIGVNVFFKVIRDLTPILDDYDIEIIEAHHNQKQDAPSGTAMTALETVCDALGRDPEEVAVYGRHGHVGKRTKQEIGVHAIRGGDITGDHTVLYVGDGERLEIKHMAHKREVFIAGVIRAIRYIPDAENGKVSDMTDVLGLN; translated from the coding sequence ATGATTAAAGTTGCTGTTACTGGAGCTGCTGGAAGAATGGGTTCTGGTATTGTTAGAAGAATTACTGAACAAGATGATATGGAAGTTGTTGCAGCTATTGAAATACCTAACACACCTCTTGAAGGTAAAGATATTGGTATTCAAGCAGGTATTGATGAACTTGGAGTACCAATTGTTGGTTCTGAAAAATTAGAAGAAACATTAAAAGAAACAAAACCTGATGTTTTAGTTGATTTCACTATTGCTGCAGCTGCAGCACAAACAATTCAAACCGCTACAAAATGTGGAGTAAATATTGTTGTGGGAACTACCGGATTTTCACCTGAACAAGAAGCTGCAAATAAAAAGGCTGTTGAAGATAATAATGTAAAGGCAGTTATTACTTCCAATTTCTCCATTGGTGTAAACGTATTCTTTAAAGTTATCCGTGATTTAACACCTATTTTAGATGATTACGATATTGAAATTATTGAAGCTCACCATAATCAGAAACAAGATGCTCCCTCTGGAACTGCAATGACTGCTTTAGAAACAGTTTGTGATGCTTTAGGAAGAGATCCTGAAGAGGTAGCAGTTTATGGAAGACATGGCCATGTAGGTAAAAGAACCAAACAAGAAATTGGAGTTCATGCTATCCGTGGTGGAGATATAACTGGTGATCATACTGTGCTCTATGTCGGTGACGGTGAAAGATTAGAGATTAAACATATGGCTCATAAAAGGGAAGTTTTCATTGCAGGTGTAATTAGGGCTATTAGATATATTCCTGATGCTGAAAACGGTAAAGTTTCTGATATGACTGATGTATTAGGATTAAATTAA
- the asd gene encoding aspartate-semialdehyde dehydrogenase — MVNVGILGATGMVGQRFIQLLDKHPDFDITALAASERSAGKRYEDATTWYLDEAMPESVKDIEVCETKPEAMSNDVDILFSSLPTDFAAKIEPAFAQDYIVASNASAMRMVPDVPLVIPEVNPEFLGLIETQQKNRGWDGFIVTNPNCSTIALTLTLKPIYDAYNINKVYVSTMQAISGAGYNGVPSMAIVDNIIPYIGNEEEKMESETLQLLGSFEDGVVKDADFKLSASCHRVGVVDGHTEAVFVELDKDEDIDDIKQTMANFKGRPQELGLYSAPKNPVIVKEEEDRPQPRLDRSADGGMAVTVGRVRKDAAMDNSFKYVLVGHNTVRGAAGASVLNAELINKEIL, encoded by the coding sequence ATGGTAAATGTAGGTATACTTGGTGCAACAGGTATGGTTGGACAAAGATTCATCCAACTTTTAGATAAACATCCTGATTTCGACATTACTGCCCTTGCAGCATCAGAACGTTCTGCAGGTAAACGCTACGAAGATGCAACTACTTGGTATCTTGATGAGGCAATGCCTGAATCTGTTAAGGATATTGAAGTCTGTGAAACCAAACCTGAAGCTATGTCTAATGATGTTGATATCCTATTCTCATCACTTCCAACAGATTTTGCTGCTAAGATTGAACCAGCATTTGCTCAAGATTATATTGTAGCATCTAATGCTAGTGCAATGAGAATGGTACCAGATGTTCCTCTTGTTATCCCTGAGGTTAATCCTGAGTTCTTAGGTTTAATAGAAACACAACAAAAAAACAGGGGATGGGACGGTTTCATTGTAACCAATCCTAATTGTTCTACTATTGCATTAACTTTAACATTGAAACCTATATACGATGCATATAATATTAACAAGGTTTATGTTTCAACTATGCAAGCAATATCTGGTGCAGGTTATAATGGTGTTCCATCTATGGCAATAGTTGATAATATTATCCCATATATTGGTAATGAAGAGGAAAAGATGGAAAGTGAAACTTTACAACTATTGGGAAGCTTTGAAGACGGTGTTGTAAAAGATGCTGATTTCAAATTATCCGCTTCATGTCATAGGGTTGGAGTTGTAGATGGACATACCGAAGCTGTTTTTGTTGAACTCGATAAAGATGAGGATATTGATGATATTAAACAAACTATGGCTAATTTCAAAGGTCGTCCACAGGAATTAGGTTTATATTCTGCTCCAAAAAATCCTGTAATTGTTAAAGAAGAAGAGGACCGTCCACAACCTAGATTAGATAGGAGTGCTGATGGTGGAATGGCTGTTACTGTTGGCCGTGTAAGAAAAGATGCTGCTATGGACAACAGTTTTAAATATGTTTTAGTTGGACATAATACAGTTAGAGGTGCAGCTGGAGCATCAGTATTAAATGCAGAACTAATCAATAAAGAAATACTTTAA
- a CDS encoding cyclase family protein, protein MKFIDLTHKLENNIKPYPGDPDLNIEYIDSLNNNGECNLSKLTSSNHTGTHIDSPYHYFNNLDKIPDLELENLIGPCNILDASPVKRNDDINVNDIKNIPESLEKIVVLKTLWAKNFNSDKYFLNNPSLSIEFAKLLVENDVSLIATDMSSPDFYGETKIHKYLLKNNVLIIENLCNLDLLKKDKYYGYFIPLKINSEASLIRAFVRDI, encoded by the coding sequence ATGAAATTCATTGATTTAACACATAAACTTGAAAATAATATTAAGCCATATCCAGGAGATCCTGATTTAAATATAGAATATATTGATTCATTAAATAACAATGGAGAATGTAATTTATCAAAACTTACAAGTTCAAACCATACCGGAACCCATATTGATAGTCCTTATCATTATTTTAATAACCTAGATAAAATACCTGATTTAGAATTAGAAAATTTAATTGGTCCATGTAATATTTTAGATGCAAGTCCTGTAAAGAGAAATGATGACATCAATGTTAATGATATAAAAAATATCCCAGAAAGCCTTGAGAAAATAGTTGTTTTAAAAACATTATGGGCTAAAAATTTTAATAGTGATAAGTATTTTCTTAATAATCCTAGCTTAAGTATTGAATTTGCTAAACTTTTAGTTGAAAATGATGTTTCATTAATTGCTACAGATATGTCAAGCCCCGATTTTTATGGAGAAACTAAAATCCATAAATATTTACTGAAGAATAACGTGTTAATTATAGAAAATCTATGTAATTTAGACTTACTTAAAAAAGATAAATACTACGGATATTTTATTCCGCTGAAAATCAATAGTGAAGCAAGTTTAATAAGAGCATTTGTTAGAGATATCTAA